A region of Nakaseomyces glabratus chromosome E, complete sequence DNA encodes the following proteins:
- the SEC7 gene encoding Arf family guanine nucleotide exchange factor SEC7 (CAGL0E00847g~Ortholog(s) have ARF guanyl-nucleotide exchange factor activity and role in ER to Golgi vesicle-mediated transport, autophagosome assembly, cellular response to drug, hyphal growth, intra-Golgi vesicle-mediated transport) — translation MADIEDPVVAPGVSAEPDVVAADANGDGEVQEQEQQQEQEQVHEEIQEEQDGDVSRLGTGKMHSRNPSSVSAGSVNVQSSSPLSKTILETILQERDIKKYPNVQKSIERALDKLKETGATNPIDSILVFEALRSTCRTGSSRIQSKALDGLSKLFSFHALDETVLVNPPDSNASNDQTTAQQEGVTPPPKQKLIDAAIDTIADCFQGESTDERVELQIVRALSGCILVEDAHSNCHGASLLKAIRTIYNIFIFSLNPSNQGIAQATLTQLVGAVFDKIEVKHIDPSSSALNVSNWDDSKSPAPPLTLANLENIDKETDKKLVSGENNGDDNDKEVNETVGEEAQTNQELNIKDAFLVFRTMAKICAKPLDAELDMRSHAVRSKLLSLQLIYSMLRDHIDVFLSHHIYLPGKEKVTLLDSIRQYLCLSLSRNAASPLSAVFETTLEIMWLMIANLRADFKREIPVFLTEIYFPITELKTSTAQQKRYFLHIIQRLCTDPRALIEFYLNYDCDPGMPNITEMLVDYLSKLALTRVEISQTQRSYYEDQLSKPLATYNFDQFPLLTTSTLSSGPDSSQTPLPFPLEYALKMTSLNCVVAVLRSLSLWAHKALNSNSGLQGQISSFSDMNRSESNTSLSNAGRSSMTRIDESVGEDSEAQSLNKQLEADDPTQFENLKIRKTKLSNCVNAFNLKPKRAIPLLLQNGFINDESPESIAKWLLETDGLDLAMVGDYLGEGDEKNIAVMHAFVDQFDFTGQSIVDALRDFLQKFRLPGEGQKIDRFMLKFAERFVDQNPGVFSKADTAYVLSYSLIMLNTDLHSSQIKNKMTLQEFLENNEGIDNGNDLPKEFMVNLFNEIANNEIKLLSEQHQAMLNDETTMTAPPTPSAFNFFSSRDLAREAYMQVSKEISSKTELVFKNLNKTKGKNGDVFYAASHVEHVKSIFVTLWMSFLAALTPPFKDYDDLETTEKCLEGIKTSIKIASIFGIDDARTSFIGALVQFCNLQNLEEIKIKNVNAMIVLLEVALSDGNFFKKSWKDVLLVVSQIERLQLISKGIDRNTVPDVAQARVANPRPSYESTRSANTSYIFDIWSKKATPMELAQEKHHNQQLSPEISKFISSSQLVVLMDNIFTKSAELSGNAIIDFIKALTEVSLEEIESSQYASTPRMFSLQKMVDVCYYNMDRIKLEWSPVWAVMGNAFNRIATNPNLAVVFFAVDSLRQLSMRFLDIEELSGFEFQHDFLKPFEYTIQNSGNVEVQEMIIACFRNFILTKSSKIKSGWKTILESLQYTAQSGNESLVVKTQSLISDDIVDAHFESIFVQEDSFAELVGVFREITKNKKFQKQALHALESLRKITQRIAKICFDENGESKEKNLLQGKDIFQDIWFPLLYCFNTTIMTAEDLEVRSRALNYMFDSLVAYGNQFDEQFWENICKKLLFPIFGVLSKHWEVNQFNSHDDLSVWLSTTLIQALRNLIALFTHYFDSLNNMLEGFLDLLVSCICQENDTIARIGRSCLQQLILQNVSKFNEKHWEQIGNVFEKLFELTTASELFEYDPLHQGRQNSSKTNDPKNAADDGNVHETVQRAQQEESSEDVGNETMDSVKKEDGTTSPSAVRSAKTFEDLRPKISIKNSIVVKCVLQLLMIELLSELFQNEELEHHIPYKQYIQITKLLEKSYEFSRDFNADYGLRTRLVEARVVDKIPNLLKQETSAAAVLIDIMFKLYLNDDNKKDELASRLIKICTGVVQGYVTLDDRTMERSIISWRPVIVEILQGYYEFDDDDFKKFCAPMYGFIIQILDKSVPTELRHAIKLFLGRVGELYLQIED, via the coding sequence ATGGCTGATATAGAGGATCCCGTGGTAGCGCCCGGTGTCTCTGCGGAGCCGGATGTTGTCGCTGCCGATGCTAACGGTGACGGAGAAgtacaagaacaagaacaacaacaggaacaagaacaagtaCATGAGGAAATACAAGAAGAACAGGATGGAGACGTATCGCGTCTGGGTACTGGCAAGATGCACTCTAGGAATCCGTCGTCTGTGTCGGCTGGTTCTGTGAATGTGCAGTCGTCGTCGCCGCTGTCGAAGACGATATTGGAGACTATCCTGCAGGAGAGAGACATCAAGAAATACCCCAATGTGCAGAAGTCTATCGAGCGGGCGCTGGACAAGCTGAAGGAGACGGGAGCCACGAACCCAATTGACTCGATACTCGTGTTCGAAGCGTTGAGGTCGACGTGCAGGACGGGGTCATCCAGGATCCAGTCGAAGGCGCTGGACGGGCTGTCCAAGCTGTTCTCCTTCCACGCGCTGGACGAGACCGTGCTTGTGAACCCGCCAGACTCCAACGCCTCCAACGACCAGACCACTGCGCAGCAGGAGGGCGTCACCCCGCCGCCCAAGCAGAAACTGATAGACGCCGCCATCGACACCATCGCCGACTGCTTCCAAGGCGAGAGCACAGACGAGAGAGTAGAGCTGCAGATTGTGAGAGCCCTGTCAGGTTGCATACTGGTCGAGGACGCACACTCAAACTGCCACGGTGCCTCCTTGCTGAAAGCAATCAGAACAATATAcaacattttcatcttctctTTGAACCCTTCCAACCAAGGTATCGCCCAGGCTACTCTGACCCAGCTGGTAGGCGCAGTGTTTGATAAGATCGAGGTCAAACACATCGACCCTTCGTCCTCCGCACTAAACGTTTCTAACTGGGACGACTCAAAGTCGCCAGCCCCTCCGCTAACACTAGCGAACTTGGAAAATATAGATAAGGAAACCGATAAGAAACTAGTCTCGGGAGAGAACAACGGAGACGACAACGACAAAGAGGTAAATGAAACAGTAGGGGAGGAAGCTCAAACCAACCAGGAGCTGAACATTAAGGACGCTTTCTTGGTGTTCCGTACCATGGCCAAAATATGTGCCAAACCATTGGACGCTGAACTAGATATGAGATCCCACGCCGTTAGATCCAAGCTATTGTCACTACAATTGATTTATTCAATGCTAAGAGATCACATCGACGTTTTCCTTTCACATCACATATACCTCCCAGGTAAGGAGAAAGTCACATTGCTAGATTCTATAAGACAATACCTATGTCTATCGCTATCGCGTAATGCAGCTTCTCCTTTATCTGCTGTCTTTGAAACCACATTGGAGATTATGTGGCTGATGATTGCCAATTTGAGAGCTGATTTCAAGAGAGAAATACCTGTATTCTTAACTGAGATTTACTTCCCAATTACAGAGTTAAAAACTTCAACGGCACAACAGAAGAGATATTTCTTGCACATAATTCAAAGATTATGTACCGACCCTCGTGCATTAATCGAATTTTATTTAAATTATGATTGTGATCCAGGCATGCCTAATATTACTGAAATGCTTGTTGACTACTTATCAAAGCTAGCTCTAACAAGAGTAGAGATCTCACAAACCCAGAGATCATACTATGAAGATCAACTGTCAAAACCTTTGGCTACTTATAATTTTGATCAATTCCCACTACTGACCACATCTACTTTATCATCTGGTCCAGACTCTTCTCAAACACCGCTGCCATTCCCATTAGAATATGCACTAAAAATGACATCCTTGAATTGTGTTGTTGCCGTTTTGAGATCATTGAGTCTATGGGCCCACAAGGCACTAAATTCAAATAGTGGATTACAAGGTCAaatatcatcattttcaGATATGAACAGATCAGAATCTAACACTAGTTTGTCTAACGCTGGAAGATCTTCAATGACTAGAATAGACGAGAGTGTTGGCGAAGACTCTGAAGCACAATCATTGAACAAACAGCTCGAGGCGGATGATCCAACACAATTcgaaaatttgaaaattcgTAAAACCAAGCTTTCAAATTGTGTTAATGCTTTCAATTTGAAACCTAAGAGAGCTATTCCTCTTTTGCTCCAAAACGGTTTTATTAATGACGAATCTCCAGAGAGTATAGCTAAGTGGCTATTGGAAACCGATGGATTAGATTTAGCCATGGTAGGAGATTATCTAGGTGAAGGTGATGAGAAGAATATCGCAGTAATGCATGCTTTTGTGGACCAATTTGATTTTACTGGCCAATCGATTGTCGATGCACTACGTGACTTCTTACAGAAGTTTAGGCTTCCTGGTGAAGGTCAAAAAATTGACAGATTCATGCTTAAGTTCGCAGAACGTTTTGTTGATCAAAACCCCGGTGTTTTTTCGAAAGCTGATACTGCTTATGTATTATCTTATTCTCTAATCATGTTAAACACAGACTTACACTCGTcacaaattaaaaataagaTGACTCTACAGGAGTTTTTGGAGAATAATGAAGGCATTGACAATGGTAATGATCTTCCAAAAGAGTTTATGGTTAATCTATTCAATGAGATTGCaaacaatgaaatcaaGTTATTATCTGAACAACACCAAGCTATGTTGAACGATGAAACAACCATGACCGCACCTCCAACACCTTCCGcttttaatttcttcagCAGCAGAGATTTGGCGAGAGAAGCATACATGCAAGTTTCCAAAGAAATCTCCTCCAAAACAGAACTGGTTTTCAAGAATTTAAACAAGACTAAGGGTAAGAATGGGGATGTATTTTATGCTGCCTCTCATGTTGAGCATGTTAAATCCATATTTGTAACATTGTGGATGTCGTTTTTGGCAGCACTAACTCCTCCTTTTAAAGACTACGATGATCTTGAGACAACTGAAAAGTGTCTTGAGGGTATCAAAACATCTATCAAGATTGCCTCAATATTTGGTATCGATGATGCACGCACATCCTTTATCGGAGCCTTGGTCCAATTTTGTAATCTACAAAATCTAGAAGAGATAAAAATTAAGAATGTCAATGCCATGATCGTTCTTTTAGAAGTTGCTCTATCAGATGGTAActttttcaagaaatcCTGGAAAGATGTTTTGCTTGTTGTATCACAAATTGAAAGATTGCAGTTGATTTCCAAAGGTATTGACCGCAATACTGTTCCTGATGTTGCTCAAGCTCGTGTTGCTAACCCACGTCCTTCTTATGAGTCAACGAGGTCTGCAAACACGTCATACATATTTGACATATGGAGTAAGAAAGCCACTCCAATGGAGTTAGCCCAAGAAAAGCATCACAACCAGCAACTTTCTCCAgagatatcaaaatttatttcttctagTCAACTTGTCGTTTTAATGGATAATATTTTCACCAAGAGTGCTGAATTATCAGGTAATGCTatcattgattttattaagGCTCTTACTGAGGTGTCTctagaagaaattgaatcTTCCCAGTATGCATCTACTCCTAGAATGTTTTCTCTACAAAAAATGGTGGATGTATGTTATTACAATATGGACCGTATCAAATTAGAATGGTCTCCAGTATGGGCTGTGATGGGAAATGCTTTCAACAGAATAGCCACGAACCCAAACCTTGCTgttgttttctttgctGTTGATTCGCTACGTCAACTATCAATGAGATTTTTAGATATCGAAGAATTGTCTGGTTTTGAGTTCCAACATGATTTCTTAAAGCCATTTGAATACACTATCCAAAATTCTGGTAATGTCGAGGTTCAAGAGATGATTATCGCATGCTTCagaaattttattttaacCAAATCTAGTAAGATCAAATCTGGTTGGAAGACTATTCTAGAATCTTTGCAATATACCGCCCAATCTGGTAACGAATCGCTTGTAGTTAAAACACAATCTTTGATTAGCGATGATATCGTTGATGCTCATTTTGAGAGTATTTTTGTTCAAGAGGATTCATTTGCCGAATTAGTTGGTGTATTCAGGGAGATtacaaagaacaaaaagTTCCAAAAACAAGCTCTACATGCCCTGGAATCACTAAGGAAAATAACTCAGAgaattgcaaaaatatGCTTCGATGAAAATGGCGAAAGTAAGGAAAAGAACCTACTACAAGGAAAAGATATTTTCCAAGATATCTGGTTCCCGCTGTTATATTGTTTCAATACTACAATAATGACAGCAGAAGACTTAGAAGTAAGATCTAGAGCGTTAAACTACATGTTTGATTCACTTGTGGCATATGGTAACCAATTCGATGAGCAGTTCTGggaaaatatttgtaaGAAATTGTTATTCCCCATCTTCGGTGTGTTGTCCAAGCATTGGGAAGTTAATCAGTTCAACAGCCATGATGACCTGAGTGTTTGGCTATCGACCACCTTGATTCAGGCATTGAGAAATTTAATTGCATTGTTTACCCATTACTTTGATTCGTTAAACAACATGTTAGAAGGTTTCTTAGACCTTCTAGTTTCCTGCATATGCCAAGAAAATGATACTATTGCTAGAATTGGTAGATCATGTCTACAGCAATTAATTCTGCAAAATGTGTCTAAATTCAATGAAAAGCACTGGGAACAAATCGGAaatgtttttgaaaagCTATTCGAATTAACTACCGCTAGTGAACTGTTTGAATATGATCCTCTACATCAAGGTAGACAAAACTCTTCAAAGACAAACGATCCTAAAAATGCTGCAGATGACGGTAATGTTCATGAAACAGTGCAGAGAGCACAACAGGAGGAATCAAGTGAAGATGTAGGTAACGAAACCATGGACTCGGTTAAGAAAGAAGATGGTACTACTAGCCCATCTGCGGTGCGTTCTGCTAAGACATTTGAAGATCTTCGTCCAAAGATCAGTATTAAGAATTCCATCGTTGTGAAATGTGTTCTGCAATTACTAATGATTGAACTTCTAAGTGAACTATTCCAGAATGAGGAGCTAGAACACCATATTCCATACAAGCAATATATCCAAATCACCAAGTTATTGGAGAAATCGTACGAATTTTCACGAGACTTCAATGCAGACTACGGTCTAAGAACGAGATTAGTTGAAGCAAGAGTGGTTGACAAGATTCCAAACTTGCTAAAACAAGAAACCAGTGCTGCCGCGGTGCTGATTGACATCATGTTTAAGTTGTACCTAAATGATGACAACAAGAAAGATGAACTAGCTAGCAGATTGATCAAGATATGCACTGGCGTTGTTCAGGGCTATGTTACATTAGATGATAGAACTATGGAGCGTAGCATTATTTCATGGAGGCCAGTCATTGTTGAGATTCTACAAGGATACTACGAATTTGATGACGACgatttcaagaagttcTGTGCTCCAATGTATGGTTTCATCATCCAGATCCTGGACAAGAGTGTACCAACAGAGTTGAGACACGCCATCAAGTTATTCCTAGGCAGGGTCGGTGAACTGTACCTCCAAATCGAGGACTAG
- the STM1 gene encoding Stm1p (CAGL0E00869g~Protein of unknown function), translated as MSNPFDLLGNDVEDPQAAIPLATKEVVKKSTSSKKADVPPPSADPAKARKNKGKLSGNEGAIRDKKAGRDNNRARDVGSSATARRNNDRKMTDRHSRTGKTDSQKKINQAWGDNDRELTVEEQAKRDAESELAEDAEAPETQPAGPQKMSLADYMNQVDNNDLNKVPEARKVEETLQAEAKSDVPDYAPATKTKAVKSKQLKTKEFLQFDATFSDNNRDNRDSNRRGGFRGNSRGGRGGNRGGNRGGKSNSSRGGKNTAEVNKKIDTSSLPSLI; from the coding sequence ATGTCCAATCCATTTGATCTTCTAGGTAACGACGTTGAGGACCCACAGGCCGCTATTCCTCTGGCCACCAAGGAAGTTGTGAAGAAGAGCACTTCCTCCAAGAAGGCGGATGTTCCACCACCAAGTGCCGACCCAGCCAAGGCTAGAAAGAACAAGGGCAAGTTGAGTGGCAACGAGGGTGCTATCAGAGACAAGAAGGCTGGCCGTGACAACAACAGGGCCCGCGACGTTGGCTCCTCTGCCACTGCCAGAAGAAACAACGACAGAAAGATGACCGACCGTCACTCCAGAACCGGCAAGACCGACTcccagaagaagatcaacCAGGCCTGGGGTGACAACGACCGCGAGTTGACTGTCGAGGAGCAAGCCAAGCGCGACGCCGAGTCCGAGTTGGCCGAGGACGCCGAGGCCCCAGAGACCCAGCCAGCCGGCCCACAGAAGATGTCCCTTGCCGACTACATGAACCAGGTCGACAACAACGACTTGAACAAGGTCCCAGAGGCCAGAAAGGTCGAGGAGACTTTGCAAGCCGAGGCAAAGAGCGACGTCCCAGACTACGCCCCAGCCACCAAGACCAAGGCCGTCAAGTCCAAGCAATTGAAGACCAAGGAGTTCTTGCAATTCGACGCCACCTTCTCTGACAACAACAGAGACAACAGAGACAGCAACAGAAGAGGCGGTTTCAGAGGTAACTCCCGTGGTGGCCGTGGTGGTAACCGTGGCGGTAACCGTGGTGGTAAGAGCAACAGCTCCCGTGGTGGTAAGAACACCGCTGAAGTCAACAAGAAGATCGACACTTCTTCCTTGCCATCTTTGATCTAA
- the STB3 gene encoding Stb3p (CAGL0E00891g~Ortholog(s) have sequence-specific DNA binding activity, role in positive regulation of transcription from RNA polymerase II promoter by glucose and cytoplasm, nucleus localization), translated as MTTDKPLSTSSPEAVVAAAMVTPQLLSELLARSGPLAIRHITHALTDQIPDFSKLSSSKQRRLIMGAMDAGDRRNSVVFEKIGWGQWTVKPVLPDQDFDLVLRETNISNAKVKDIVSQESQRRRNSKKLATTGTTGTTGTTGTAAATAVTPGAAPAPAKHSETTNINSANVSPKAQHAQPAQPRATVYLDENAVDSDDDEDPHADLLLSDHKQHKPTATTFLNPERRRSTVLMAEHSPETSLEFELLAQKVRPIIKGRRRSSVKAHSPFVIKPSAAQTHQDATSVFRHNNNSTSAIAYQTSVSGPGAAVPTGNNTGNGKIDLDTTPNSEPTSRRASRLSSSKESSIRSTLFPNKNYRWIAKNPGLAHSTNSINKQPQDHFKINHYDIATVDNVLNDHHSETDEEDWASIGAASLRRSSAISSSVNLVNNSPSPQSDDSIKHESLHSNDPRITPTKPAEDKSAAYLLMSLKS; from the coding sequence ATGACCACTGACAAGCCGCTGTCGACGTCGTCGCCGGAggctgttgttgctgcgGCGATGGTGACGCCGCAGCTGCTGTCGGAGCTGCTGGCGCGGTCGGGCCCGCTCGCGATAAGACACATCACGCACGCGCTCACGGACCAGATCCCGGACTTCAGCAAGCTGTCGTCCTCGAAGCAGCGGCGGCTGATCATGGGGGCCATGGACGCGGGGGACCGCCGCAACAGCGTCGTGTTCGAGAAGATCGGGTGGGGCCAGTGGACCGTGAAGCCCGTGCTCCCGGACCAGGACTTCGACCTGGTGCTCAGGGAGACAAACATAAGCAACGCTAAGGTCAAGGATATCGTGTCCCAGGAGTCCCAGCGCCGCCGCAACAGCAAGAAACTCGCCACCACAGGAACCACTGGAACCACTGGAACCACAGGAACAGCAGCTGCCACCGCCGTTACCCCTGGCGCCGCACCGGCACCCGCAAAACACTCAGAAACTACAAACATAAACTCTGCAAATGTATCGCCAAAGGCACAACACGCACAGCCTGCACAGCCGAGAGCTACAGTGTACCTCGACGAGAACGCAGTGGACTCCGATGACGACGAGGACCCACACGCCGACCTGCTCCTATCAGACCACAAGCAACACAAACCCACAGCGACGACGTTCTTGAACCCCGAGCGCAGAAGGTCCACCGTGCTGATGGCAGAGCACTCTCCGGAAACAAGCCTCGAGTTCGAGTTGCTAGCACAGAAGGTGAGACCCATAATCAAGGGCAGGCGGAGGTCGAGCGTGAAAGCCCACTCGCCCTTCGTGATCAAACCCTCTGCTGCCCAGACGCACCAGGACGCAACCTCGGTGTTCCGCCACAACAATAACTCCACTTCGGCAATTGCCTACCAAACTTCCGTTTCGGGGCCAGGGGCCGCCGTACCAACGGGAAACAACACGGGCAACGGCAAGATAGACCTGGACACTACGCCAAACAGCGAACCCACCTCTAGAAGAGCGTCACGTTTGTCCTCTTCAAAGGAGTCAAGCATTAGATCAACCCTGTTCCCAAACAAAAACTATAGATGGATTGCTAAAAATCCAGGGCTGGCCCACTCTACCAATAGTATAAACAAACAACCACAGGATCACTTCAAAATAAATCACTATGATATCGCTACAGTGGACAATGTCCTAAACGACCACCATTCCGAAAcggatgaagaagattggGCATCGATTGGCGCAGCATCCTTGCGAAGAAGCAGCGCTATCTCGTCATCTGTTAACCTGGTTAACAACTCACCGTCTCCACAATCTGATGACTCAATTAAACATGAGTCTTTACACTCTAATGACCCAAGAATTACGCCGACAAAACCCGCTGAGGATAAAAGCGCGGCCTATTTGCTAATGAGCTTGAAATCCTAa